In Argiope bruennichi chromosome X1, qqArgBrue1.1, whole genome shotgun sequence, a single window of DNA contains:
- the LOC129959264 gene encoding uncharacterized protein LOC129959264, with protein sequence MIKLVASKSRVAPIKSLTIPRLELNAAVLLSKLMKKVMAAIKTTKTSVYYWSDSTTVLAWLQKQPIDLKQFVQSIVATIQENTSTKQWHHVSSEQNPADILSRGIDP encoded by the coding sequence ATGATTAAATTAGTTGCTAGTAAATCCAGAGTAGCACCGATTAAAAGCTTGACGATTCCCAGGCTAGAATTGAACGCCGCAGTCTTGTtatcaaaacttatgaaaaaagtGATGGCAGCAATCAAAACGACAAAGACTAGTGTCTACTATTGGTCGGATTCTACTACTGTGCTTGCGTGGCTCCAGAAACAACCAATAGATTTAAAACAGTTCGTCCAAAGCATAGTAGCGACGATTCAAGAAAATACAAGTACTAAACAGTGGCATCATGTATCCTCAGAGCAAAATCCAGCTGACATCTTATCTCGAGGTATAGACCCCTAG